A stretch of the Nicotiana tabacum cultivar K326 chromosome 6, ASM71507v2, whole genome shotgun sequence genome encodes the following:
- the LOC107764000 gene encoding heavy metal-associated isoprenylated plant protein 9: protein MGEAIQQEPTKEEVKVEEKKEEQTEEKKEEKVEEEKKEEPKPPSPFVLYVDLHCVGCAKKIERSISKIRGVEGVVIDMAQNQVTIKGVIEPQAVCDRITKKTKRVAKVLSPLPEAEGEPIPEVVASQVSGLTTVELNVNMHCEACAEQLKKKILRMRGVRTAETEASTGKVTVTGTMDANKLVEYVYRRTKKQAKIVPQPEPEKPAEEPKPEESKPEEAKPAEEAKPDDGVAEKKDGDGERPPEEEKKEGGEEQAGEDKKEGEEIIPIGDHDQMNINKMMYYYQPLYVIERIPPPQLFSDENPNACCIT, encoded by the exons ATGGGTGAAGCAATTCAACAG GAGCCAACAAAGGAAGAAGTGAAAGTAGAGGAAAAGAAGGAAGAACAAACAGaggagaagaaagaagagaaagtagaagaggagaaaaaagaagagccaaaaccaccttctccttTCGTTTTGTACGTCGACTTGCATTGTGTTGGATGTGCCAAGAAAATTGAGAGGTCCATTTCAAAGATTAGAG GGGTTGAAGGAGTAGTGATAGACATGGCGCAAAACCAAGTAACAATAAAAGGAGTAATAGAGCCACAAGCAGTATGTGACAGGATTACCAAGAAAACCAAGAGAGTTGCAAAAgtgttgtcacccttgccggaAGCTGAGGGTGAACCTATTCCTGAAGTTGTTGCTTCACAG GTAAGTGGATTGACTACGGTGGAGCTTAACGTCAACATGCATTGTGAGGCCTGCGCCGAGCAACTTAAAAAGAAGATTCTCAGAATGAGAG GAGTGAGAACTGCAGAAACAGAAGCCAGCACAGGAAAAGTTACGGTGACAGGAACCATGGACGCCAACAAGCTCGTTGAATACGTCTATAGACGCACCAAAAAGCAAGCTAAAATTGTGCCTCAACCCGAACCCGAGAAGCCCGCTGAAGAACCAAAACCTGAAGAGTCCAAACCAGAAGAGGCAAAGCCAGCTGAAGAAGCTAAGCCCGACGACGGAGTAGCTGAAAAGAAAGACGGCGACGGTGAAAGACCACCGGAGGAGGAAAAGAAAGAGGGCGGCGAAGAACAAGCTGGAGAAGATaaaaaagaaggagaagagaTTATTCCAATTGGAGATCATGATCAAATGAATATTAATAAGATGATGTATTATTATCAGCCACTTTACGTCATTGAAAGAATCCCACCTCCGCAGCTCTTCTCTGATGAAAACCCTAATGCATGTTGCATTACATAA